A single genomic interval of Labeo rohita strain BAU-BD-2019 chromosome 13, IGBB_LRoh.1.0, whole genome shotgun sequence harbors:
- the nkx1.2la gene encoding NK1 transcription factor related 2-like,a has protein sequence MLEYQESGMKTTSGHRISFSIIDILDPKKFTSKKTHAVSEKERTLPSENTEFGSLEERHNGKESPGQEESLSICKNIGDRSTDDHQSCVRLHPPDPDVDLDSSASLRNLRSGFSPCEDPDEAGEERTVPAPDDLSRQRRRRSDHSCAKPRRARTAFTYEQLVALENKFRATRYLSVCERLNLALSLSLTETQVKIWFQNRRTKWKKQNPGAESSLQPGTNISPTCGSTTALHPPFSTGNVIFHSGPVHLASSGGLLHPFLPDGFLQPAFFPPHL, from the exons ATGCTCGAGTATCAGGAGTCCGGAATGAAAACAACATCAGGTCATCGGATTTCCTTTTCGATTATTGACATATTGGATCCTAAAAAGTTCACAAGTAAAAAAACACATGCCGTGTCGGAGAAAGAACGGACGTTACCTtcagaaaacacagaatttggaaGTTTGGAAGAACGGCACAACGGGAAAGAAAGTCCTGGGCAAGAGGAATCGCTTTCCATCTGCAAAAATATAG GTGATCGATCAACTGATGACCATCAAAGTTGCGTCAGACTCCATCCTCCTGATCCAGATGTTGACTTGGACTCATCAGCCTCGCTCAGAAATTTAAGATCGGGCTTTTCTCCTTGTGAAGATCCGGATGAGGCAGGTGAAGAGCGAACCGTTCCAGCGCCGGATGATCTTTCGCGTCAGCGGCGGCGTCGCTCCGATCACAGCTGCGCGAAGCCGCGACGCGCCAGAACCGCCTTCACATACGAACAGCTGGTGGCTCTGGAGAACAAATTCCGCGCTACGCGTTATTTATCCGTATGCGAGCGACTAAATCTCGCGCTGTCTCTGAGTCTAACCGAAACCCAAGTCAAGATTTGGTTCCAGAACCGAAGAACCAAGTGGAAAAAGCAGAACCCTGGTGCTGAGAGTTCCCTGCAACCCGGCACGAACATCAGCCCGACCTGTGGGTCCACAACTGCCCTCCACCCTCCATTCAGCACCGGGAACGTCATCTTTCATTCTGGCCCAGTGCACCTGGCATCTTCCGGTGGGCTTTTGCATCCGTTTTTGCCCGATGGTTTTCTCCAGCCAGCATTCTTCCCACCACACTTATGA